The following proteins are encoded in a genomic region of Peromyscus eremicus chromosome 14, PerEre_H2_v1, whole genome shotgun sequence:
- the Jag2 gene encoding LOW QUALITY PROTEIN: protein jagged-2 (The sequence of the model RefSeq protein was modified relative to this genomic sequence to represent the inferred CDS: inserted 1 base in 1 codon; deleted 5 bases in 4 codons; substituted 1 base at 1 genomic stop codon), giving the protein MGYFELQLSALRNVNGELLSGACCDGDGRTTRAGGCGRDECDTYVRVCLKEYQAKVTPTGPCSYGYGATPVLGGNSFYLPPAGAAGDRARARSRTGGHQDPGLVVIPFQFAWPRSFTLIVEAWDWDNDTTPDEELLIERVSHAGMINPEDRWKSLHFSGHVAHLELQIRVRCDENYYSATCNKFCRPRNDFFGHYTCDQYGNKACMDGWMGKECKEAVCKQGCNLLHGGCTVPGECRCSYGWQGKFCDECVPYPGCVHGSCVEPWHCDCETNWGGLLCDKDLNYCGSHHPCVNGGTCINAEPDQYLCACPDGYLGKNCERAEHACASNPCANGGSCHEVPSGFECHCPSGWSGPTCALDIDECASNPCAAGGTCVDQVDGFECICPEQWVGATCQLDANECEGKPCLNAFSCKNLIGGYYCDCLPGWKGINCHINVNDCHGQCQHGRTWVNGYQCVCPRGFGGRHCELEYDKCASSPCRRGWPSARNLADGFRCHCPRGLSGPLCEVVTXLWWDVDLCEPSPCLNGARCYNLEGDYYCACPEDFGGKNCSVPRETCPGGACRVIDGCGFETGVQXHVAWAPSGICGPHGHCVSLPGGNFSCVCDSGFTGTYCHENIDDCMGQPCRNGGTCIDEVDSFRWFFCPSGWEGELCDINPNDCLPDPCHSRGRCYDLVNDFYCACDDGWKGKTCHSREFQCDAYTCSNGGTCYDSGDTFRCACPPGWKGSTCTVAKNSSCLPNPCVNGGTCVGSGDSFSCICRDGWEGRTCTHNTNDCNPLPCYNGGICVDGVNWFRCECAPGFAGPDCRINIDECQSSPCAYGATCVDEINGYRCNCPPGRSGPRCQEVVLFRRPCWSRGVSFPHGSSWTEDCNSCRCLDGHRDCSKVWCGWKPCLLSSQPSALNAQCPPGQQCREKALGQCLQPPCENWGECAADEPLPPSTPCLPRTTHLDNNCARLTLRFNRDQVPQGTTVGAICSGIRALPATRAVARDRLLLLLCDRASSGASAVEVAVSFSPARDLPDSSLIQSTAHAIVAAITQRGNSSLLLAVTEVKVETVIMGGSSTGLLVPVLCSVFSVLWLACVVICVWWTRKRRKERERSRLPRDESANNQWAPLNPIRNPIERSGSSGLGAGGHKDVLYPCKNFTPPPRRAGEALPGPAGHEAIGEDEEDEELGRGDGDSPEAEKFLSHKFTKDPSCSLGRPACWAPGPKVDNRAVRSTKDVRCAGKE; this is encoded by the exons ATGGGCTATTTCGAGCTGCAGCTGAGTGCTCTGCGGAACGTGAACGGGGAGCTGCTGAGCGGCGCCTGCTGTGACGGCGACGGCCGGACGACGCGCGCGGGGGGCTGCGGCCGCGACGAGTGCGACACGTACGTGCGCGTGTGCCTTAAGGAGTACCAGGCCAAGGTGACGCCCACGGGGCCCTGCAGCTACGGCTACGGCGCCACGCCCGTGCTGGGTGGCAACTCCTTCTACCTGCCGCCGGCGGGCGCTGCGGGAGACCGAGCGCGCGCGCGGTCTCGGACAGGCGGCCACCAGGACCCGGGCCTCGTCGTCATTCCCTTTCAGTTCGCCTGGCCG CGTTCTTTCACCCTCATCGTGGAGGCCTGGGACTGGGACAATGACACCACTCCTGATG AGGAGCTGCTGATTGAGCGGGTGTCACACGCCGGCATGATCAACCCTGAGGACCGCTGGAAGAGCCTGCACTTCAGCGGCCATGTTGCACACCTGGAGCTGCAGATCCGAGTGCGCTGTGACGAGAACTACTACAGCGCAACCTGCAACAAGTTCTGCCGGCCGCGGAACGACTTCTTCGGCCACTACACCTGCGACCAGTACGGAAACAAGGCCTGCATGGACGGCTGGATGGGCAAGGAGTGCAAAGAAG CCGTGTGTAAACAAGGATGTAATTTGCTCCACGGGGGATGCACCGTGCCTGGGGAGTGCAG GTGCAGCTATGGCTGGCAGGGCAAGTTCTGTGACGAGTGTGTCCCCTACCCTGGCTGCGTgcatggcagctgtgtggagcCCTGGCACTGTGACTGTGAGACCAACTGGGGTGGCCTTCTCTGTGACAAAG ACCTGAACTACTGTGGCAGCCACCACCCCTGTGTCAATGGGGGTACCTGTATCAACGCTGAGCCTGACCAATACCTCTGCGCCTGCCCAGATGGCTACTTGGGCAAGAACTGCGAGCGGG CCGAGCATGCCTGTGCCTCCAACCCGTGCGCCAACGGGGGCTCTTGCCATGAAGTGCCATCTGGCTTTGAATGCCACTGTCCATCGGGCTGGAGTGGACCCACCTGTGCACTTG ACATTGATGAGTGTGCCTCAAATCCATGTGCAGCAGGCGGCACCTGTGTGGATCAGGTGGACGGCTTTGAGTGCATCTGCCCGGAGCAATGGGTGGGGGCTACTTGCCAGCTGG ACGCCAATGAGTGTGAAGGGAAGCCGTGCCTTAATGCTTTCTCTTGCAAAAACCTGATTGGCGGCTATTACTGTGATTGCCTCCCGGGCTGGAAGGGCATCAACTGCCATATCA ACGTCAACGATTGTCATGGGCAGTGTCAGCATGGGCG GACCTGGGTGAATGGGTACCAGTGTGTTTGCCCGCGGGGCTTTGGAGGCCGGCACTGTGAGCTGGAGTATGACAAGTGTGCCAGCAGCCCCTGTCGCCGGGGGTGGCCATCTGCGAGGAACCTGGCGGACGGC TTCCGCTGCCACTGCCCACGGGGCCTCTCGGGGCCGCTCTGTGAGGTAGTGACCTAGCTTTG GTgggatgtggatctctgtgagccaaGCCCCTGCCTCAATGGTGCTCGCTGCTACAACCTCGAGGGTGACTACTACTGTGCC TGCCCGGAAGACTTTGGTGGAAAGAACTGCTCAGTGCCCAGGGAG ACATGCCCTGGTGGGGCATGCAGAG TGATTGATGGCTGCGGGTTCGAGACGGGGGTCC AGCACGTGGCGTGGGCGCCCTCTGGCATCTGTGGCCCTCATGGGCACTGTGTCAGCCTGCCCGGGGGCAACTTTTCCTGCGTCTGTGACAGCGGCTTCACGGGCACCTACTGCCATGAGA ACATTGACGACTGTATGGGCCAGCCTTGCCGCAATGGGGGCACGTGCATTGATGAAGTGGACTCCTTCCgctgg ttcttctgccccagcGGCTGGGAAGGCGAACTCTGTGACATCA ATCCCAACGACTGCCTCCCCGACCCCTGCCACAGCCGCGGCCGCTGCTATGACCTGGTCAACGACTTCTACTGTGCCTGTGACGACGGCTGGAAGGGCAAGACCTGCCACTCAC GCGAGTTCCAGTGCGACGCCTACACCTGCAGCAACGGCGGCACCTGTTACGACAGCGGCGACACCTTCCGCTGTGCCTGCCCTCCAGGCTGGAAGGGCAGCACCTGCACCGTCG CCAAGAACAGCAGCTGTCTGCCCAACCCCTGTGTGAACGGAGGCACCTGTGTGGGCAGCGGAGACTCCTTCTCCTGCATCTGCCGGGATGGCTGGGAGGgccgcacctgcacacaca ACACCAATGACTGCAACCCTCTGCCCTG CTACAATGGGGGCATCTGCGTTGACGGTGTCAACTGGTTCCGCTGTGAGTGTGCACCCGGCTTCGCGGGTCCCGACTGCCGAATCA ACATCGATGAGTGCCAGTCCTCGCCCTGTGCTTACGGAGCCACGTGTGTAGATGAGATCAACGGGTACCGGTGTAACTGCCCACCAGGACGTTCCGGCCCTAGGTGCCAGGAAG TGGTCCTATTCAGGAGGCCCTGCTGGTCCCGGGGTGTGTCCTTCCCACATGGGAGTTCCTGGACAGAAGATTGCAACAGCTGCCGCTGCCTGGATGGCCACCGGGACTGCAGCAAG GTGTGGTGTGGATGGAAGCCCTGTCTGCTGTCCAGCCAGCCCAGTGCTCTGAATGCCCAGTGCCCACCAGGGCAGCAGTGCCGGGAGAAAGCCCTGGGTCAGTGTTTGCAGCCACCCTGTGAGAACTGGGGGGAGTGTGCCGCTGACGAACCTCTCCCACCCAGCACCCCCTGCCTGCCACGGACCACCCATTTGGACAACAATTGTGCACGCCTCACATTGCGCTTTAACCGTGACCAAGTGCCTCAG GGCACCACCGTGGGCGCTATCTGCTCTGGAATCCGAGCCCTGCCTGCCACGAGGGCCGTGGCCCGAGACcgtctcctgctgctgctctgtgACCGCGCATCCTCAGGGGCCAGTGCCGTGGAGGTGGCTGTG TCTTTCAGCCCTGCGAGGGACCTGCCTGACAGCAGCCTGATCCAGAGCACGGCCCATGCCATCGTGGCCGCCATCACCCAGCGGGGGAACAGCTCACTGCTGCTGGCGGTCACCGAGGTCAAAGTGGAAACCGTTATTATGGGCGGCTCTTCCACAG GTCTGTTGGTACCTGTTCTGTGCAGCGTGTTCAGTGTGCTGTGGCTTGCCTGCGTGGTTATCTGCGTGTGGTGGACCCGAAAACGCAGGAAAGAGCGGGAGAGGAGCCGGCTGCCGCGGGATGAGAGCGCCAACAACCAGTGGGCCCCGCTCAATCCCATCCGCAACCCCATTGAGCGGTCAGGCAGCAGTGGCCTGGGCGCCGGGGGCCACAAGGACGTACTCTATCCGTGCAAGAACTTCACACCGCCACCCCGCAGGGCAGGCGAGGCCCTGCCCGGGCCAGCTGGCCACGAGGCCATTGGGGAGGACGAGGAGGATGAGGAGCTGGGCCGTGGAGATGGGGACTCCCCAGAGGCAGAGAAGTTCCTCTCACACAAATTCACCAAAGACCCCAGCTGCTCCCTGGGAAGGCCAGCCTGCTGGGCTCCGGGGCCCAAAGTGGACAACCGCGCGGTTAGAAGCACCAAGGATGTGCGCTGCGCCGGCAAGGAGTAG